The following coding sequences lie in one Pseudoxanthomonas sp. SE1 genomic window:
- a CDS encoding GNAT family N-acetyltransferase: MDIRIDDLRHPAVIALLQEHLDWMHRISPPESVHALDLDALRGPGITFWALWDGDALAGCGALRELDARHGEVKSMRTAQTHLRRGVAARMLDHILAEARGRGYARLSLETGSMAYFAPARALYARAGFIACAPFDDYAEDPNSVFMTRTL; this comes from the coding sequence ATGGACATCCGCATCGACGACCTCCGCCATCCCGCCGTGATCGCGCTGTTGCAGGAGCACCTGGACTGGATGCACCGCATCTCGCCACCGGAAAGCGTTCACGCGCTGGATCTGGACGCATTGCGCGGGCCTGGCATCACCTTCTGGGCGCTCTGGGATGGCGACGCTCTCGCGGGCTGCGGTGCGCTGCGCGAGTTGGACGCGCGGCATGGCGAAGTGAAGTCGATGCGCACGGCGCAGACCCATCTGCGTCGTGGCGTGGCGGCGCGGATGCTCGACCATATCCTGGCCGAGGCGCGCGGACGGGGCTACGCACGTCTCAGCCTGGAGACCGGGTCGATGGCCTACTTCGCACCCGCACGCGCGCTGTATGCACGCGCCGGTTTCATCGCCTGTGCGCCCTTCGATGACTATGCGGAAGACCCGAACAGCGTTTTCATGACCCGCACGCTCTAA
- the thrA gene encoding bifunctional aspartate kinase/homoserine dehydrogenase I, translating into MSSRSAEVESKPRTVVHKFGGTSVADADRYRHVAQLLLARDEDVQVTVVSAMKGVTDALIELCELAAANRPEWHESWHALRARHRGAAVALLGEAAGPVIEWVDERFGKLEEILNALIVIGGLPELVLQRVQGLGEVCSARLLGEYLTLQGEDCAVLDARDVLRVDHGELGVVVDWDTSAQRLAAWQASHPQRRVVVTGFVARDREGRFTTLGRNGSDYSGAIFAALYDAAELHIWTDVDGVLSADPRVVPEAVQLGALSYDEACELAYFGAKVVHPQTMSPAMERGLPIIIRNTFHPEHPGTRITAERDAVGPVKGLTLSADLALLNLEGTGLIGVPGTAERVFAALRNAHVSVVMISQGSSEHSICCVVRASEAGKGQAALLDAFAHELDTRQIQRVQRRDGVSVLAAVGDGMAGTPGVSARLFGALGRAQVNILAIAQGSSERNISVAIDGADATKALRAAHAGFWLSPQTFAVGVIGPGNVGAALIDQLRAAQPQLLAKANLDLRLRAIASSTRMLLDDRSPDHDWRARFDASAQATDLDRFTQHLLSAHMPHAVIVDCSASPLVADRYAEWLAAGIHVVTPNKQAGAGPLARYHAIRDAAAASGARFRYEATVGAGLPVISTLRDLLDTGDTVVSVEGIFSGTLAWLFNKYDGSVPFSRLVTEARGLGYTEPDPRDDLSGTDVARKLVILAREAGRELALEDVQVESLVPEALRQASVDDFMARLAEVDAGFDARLASARADGNVLRYVARLDAEGRASVGLVELPAAHAFGNLRLTDNIVQFTTRRYCDNPLIVQGPGAGPEVTAAGVFADVLRVAAGQGAKL; encoded by the coding sequence ATGTCGTCCCGCAGCGCTGAAGTCGAATCCAAACCCCGCACCGTCGTCCACAAGTTCGGCGGCACCTCCGTTGCCGATGCCGACCGGTACCGCCACGTGGCGCAGTTGCTGCTCGCGCGCGACGAGGACGTGCAGGTCACCGTCGTCTCCGCGATGAAGGGCGTCACCGACGCGCTGATCGAACTGTGCGAGCTGGCGGCGGCCAACCGCCCCGAATGGCACGAAAGCTGGCATGCGTTGCGGGCACGCCATCGCGGCGCTGCCGTGGCGTTGCTGGGAGAGGCGGCGGGACCGGTGATCGAATGGGTGGACGAACGCTTCGGGAAACTGGAGGAGATCCTCAACGCGCTGATCGTCATCGGCGGCCTGCCGGAACTGGTGCTGCAGCGCGTGCAGGGACTGGGCGAAGTGTGCTCCGCGCGATTGCTGGGCGAATACCTGACGCTGCAGGGCGAGGACTGTGCCGTGCTGGACGCGCGCGACGTGCTGCGGGTCGACCACGGCGAACTCGGCGTGGTGGTCGATTGGGACACCAGCGCGCAACGCCTGGCGGCGTGGCAGGCCTCGCACCCGCAGCGGCGCGTGGTGGTCACCGGCTTCGTCGCGCGCGATCGCGAAGGCCGCTTCACCACCCTGGGCCGCAACGGCAGCGACTATTCCGGTGCGATCTTCGCGGCGCTGTACGACGCGGCCGAACTGCACATCTGGACCGATGTCGACGGCGTGCTGTCGGCCGATCCGCGCGTGGTGCCCGAAGCCGTGCAGCTGGGTGCCCTGAGCTACGACGAGGCCTGTGAACTCGCGTACTTCGGCGCCAAGGTCGTGCATCCGCAGACCATGTCGCCGGCCATGGAACGCGGGCTGCCCATCATCATCCGCAACACCTTCCATCCGGAACATCCCGGCACCCGCATCACCGCCGAGCGCGACGCGGTGGGCCCGGTGAAGGGCCTGACGCTCAGCGCCGACCTCGCCCTGCTCAACCTGGAAGGCACCGGCCTGATCGGCGTGCCCGGCACGGCGGAGCGCGTGTTCGCGGCGTTGCGCAATGCGCATGTGTCGGTGGTGATGATCTCGCAGGGTTCGTCGGAGCATTCGATCTGCTGCGTGGTCAGGGCCAGCGAGGCGGGCAAGGGACAGGCGGCGCTGCTCGATGCATTCGCACATGAGCTGGACACCCGGCAGATCCAGCGCGTGCAGCGCCGCGACGGCGTCAGCGTGCTGGCCGCGGTCGGCGATGGCATGGCCGGGACGCCGGGCGTGTCGGCGCGCCTGTTCGGCGCGCTGGGACGCGCCCAGGTGAACATCCTGGCGATCGCGCAGGGTTCGTCCGAACGCAACATTTCCGTGGCCATCGACGGTGCCGACGCGACCAAGGCCCTGCGCGCCGCGCACGCCGGCTTCTGGTTGTCGCCGCAGACCTTCGCGGTAGGGGTGATCGGTCCCGGCAACGTCGGCGCGGCATTGATCGACCAGTTGCGTGCGGCGCAGCCGCAATTGCTGGCCAAGGCCAACCTCGACCTGCGCCTGCGCGCCATCGCCTCGAGCACGCGCATGCTGCTGGACGATCGCAGTCCGGACCACGACTGGCGCGCGCGCTTCGATGCCAGTGCGCAGGCCACCGATCTCGACCGCTTCACCCAGCACCTGCTGTCGGCGCACATGCCGCATGCGGTGATCGTGGACTGCAGCGCAAGCCCCCTCGTCGCCGACCGCTACGCAGAATGGCTGGCCGCCGGCATCCATGTGGTGACGCCGAACAAGCAGGCCGGCGCAGGTCCGCTGGCGCGCTACCACGCCATCCGCGACGCCGCCGCGGCCAGCGGCGCGCGCTTCCGCTACGAGGCGACCGTCGGCGCCGGCCTGCCGGTGATCTCCACCCTGCGCGACCTGCTGGATACGGGCGACACGGTGGTGTCGGTGGAAGGCATCTTCTCCGGCACGCTGGCGTGGCTGTTCAACAAGTACGACGGCAGCGTGCCGTTCTCGCGGCTGGTCACCGAGGCGCGCGGCCTGGGCTATACCGAACCGGACCCCCGCGATGACCTTTCGGGCACCGACGTGGCGCGCAAGCTGGTGATCCTGGCCCGCGAGGCCGGTCGCGAACTGGCGCTGGAGGACGTGCAGGTCGAAAGCCTGGTGCCGGAAGCGCTGCGACAGGCCAGCGTGGACGACTTCATGGCGCGGTTGGCCGAGGTGGATGCCGGCTTCGATGCCCGCCTGGCGAGCGCGCGCGCGGACGGCAACGTGTTGCGCTACGTCGCACGACTGGATGCGGAAGGCCGCGCAAGCGTGGGGCTGGTAGAGCTGCCGGCGGCGCATGCCTTCGGCAACCTGCGCCTGACCGACAACATCGTGCAGTTCACCACGCGCCGTTACTGCGACAATCCGCTGATCGTGCAGGGGCCGGGCGCAGGCCCGGAAGTCACCGCGGCCGGCGTGTTCGCCGACGTGCTGCGCGTGGCGGCAGGGCAGGGCGCGAAGCTGTGA
- a CDS encoding homoserine kinase — MRQQASAFSPASVGNVGVGFDILGHVIEGVGDTVTVRRTASPDVRIAAIRGATVDLPLDAPGNTAGAALISLRDALALPFGFDVEIDKGIPLGSGMGGSAASCVAALVAANALLDVPLTREQLYPHALVGEAVASGGRHGDNLGPMLLGGLVLSTADRLVRVPVPEHWHSVLVHPDAILETRRARAALQGAYELKDFVAQSANLALVLAGCHAGDAGLVREGLRDVLVEPRRAPLIVGFDAAKQAALDAGAMGASISGAGPSVFAWFESRGEAEAAVPAVQAAFAAAGFDSQAWVSPINATGAELLPSN, encoded by the coding sequence ATGAGGCAGCAGGCAAGTGCGTTTTCGCCGGCATCGGTGGGCAACGTCGGCGTGGGGTTCGACATCCTGGGCCATGTGATCGAAGGCGTCGGCGACACGGTGACCGTGCGCCGGACGGCATCGCCGGACGTGCGCATCGCCGCCATCCGCGGCGCCACCGTGGACCTGCCGCTGGACGCGCCGGGCAATACGGCTGGCGCAGCATTGATCTCGCTGCGCGATGCCTTGGCGCTGCCATTCGGGTTCGACGTGGAGATCGACAAGGGCATTCCGCTGGGCTCCGGCATGGGCGGTTCCGCCGCGTCGTGCGTCGCTGCGCTTGTCGCAGCCAACGCGCTGCTCGACGTGCCGCTGACGCGCGAGCAGCTGTACCCGCACGCGCTGGTCGGCGAGGCGGTCGCCAGCGGAGGCAGGCACGGCGACAACCTCGGCCCGATGCTGCTCGGTGGACTGGTCCTGTCCACGGCCGACCGCTTGGTGCGCGTGCCCGTGCCGGAGCATTGGCACAGCGTGCTGGTGCACCCGGATGCGATCCTGGAGACGCGCCGCGCGCGCGCCGCGTTGCAGGGCGCATACGAGCTGAAGGACTTCGTGGCGCAGAGCGCGAACCTTGCACTGGTGCTCGCCGGTTGCCATGCCGGTGATGCCGGGCTGGTGCGCGAAGGCCTGCGCGATGTGCTGGTCGAACCACGCCGCGCGCCACTGATCGTCGGCTTCGATGCGGCGAAACAGGCGGCGCTGGATGCCGGTGCGATGGGGGCCAGCATCTCCGGCGCCGGCCCCAGCGTATTCGCCTGGTTCGAGTCGCGCGGCGAAGCGGAAGCCGCGGTGCCCGCCGTGCAGGCAGCCTTCGCGGCTGCGGGCTTCGACAGCCAGGCCTGGGTGTCGCCGATCAACGCGACGGGCGCGGAACTTCTCCCCTCCAACTGA
- the thrC gene encoding threonine synthase: MNFISTRNAAPTVTLSEAIAAGLAPDGGLYVPEALPPVRDLIPGRDIAGTATALLAPFFAGDALEGELASICREAFDFPAPLRSLGTPDDHVLELFHGPTAAFKDFGARFLAASMARLRRDEATPLTILVATSGDTGAAVAAAFHRQPGLRVVVLYPDGRVSPRQAHQLGCFGDNITALRVAGSFDDCQALVKRALNDAELQARAPLSSANSISLGRLLPQMSYYAHAALMHRAETGRALNVVIPTGNLGNAMAAILARALGVPLGRIVLATNANRVLPDFFAGGDYVPAASVATLANAMDVGAPSNFERLRWLYAGDDAALRAAFSASMVDDATIREVIARRFRDHDEVHCPHTATAVKVLEDLRVRSERGDWAVAATAHPTKFESVVESLIGREVEVPPALAELLARPAQADPIPADYDALRERLLQ, from the coding sequence ATGAACTTCATCTCGACCCGCAATGCCGCGCCCACCGTCACGCTCAGCGAGGCGATCGCCGCCGGACTGGCGCCCGACGGCGGGCTGTACGTCCCCGAAGCGCTGCCGCCCGTCCGCGACCTGATACCCGGGCGCGACATTGCCGGGACGGCGACGGCCCTGCTGGCCCCGTTCTTCGCCGGCGATGCGCTGGAGGGCGAACTGGCGTCGATCTGCCGCGAGGCCTTCGACTTCCCGGCGCCGCTGCGATCGCTGGGCACGCCGGACGACCATGTGCTGGAGCTGTTCCACGGACCGACGGCGGCGTTCAAGGACTTCGGCGCGCGTTTCCTTGCCGCCAGCATGGCGCGGCTGCGTCGCGATGAAGCCACGCCCCTGACGATCCTCGTCGCCACCTCCGGCGATACGGGCGCGGCGGTGGCCGCAGCGTTCCATCGCCAACCGGGCCTGCGCGTGGTCGTGCTGTATCCGGACGGGCGCGTGTCGCCGCGGCAGGCGCACCAGTTGGGATGTTTCGGCGACAACATCACCGCATTGCGCGTGGCGGGTTCGTTCGACGACTGCCAGGCGCTGGTGAAGCGCGCCCTCAACGATGCCGAGCTGCAGGCGCGGGCGCCGCTCAGTTCGGCGAACAGCATCAGCCTGGGTCGCCTGCTGCCGCAGATGAGCTATTACGCCCATGCGGCTCTGATGCATCGTGCGGAGACGGGGCGCGCTCTGAACGTTGTCATTCCCACCGGCAATCTGGGCAACGCGATGGCGGCGATCCTGGCGCGTGCGCTCGGCGTGCCGCTCGGCAGGATCGTGCTGGCGACCAATGCGAACCGCGTGCTGCCCGACTTTTTCGCGGGCGGCGACTATGTTCCGGCCGCCAGCGTGGCGACGCTGGCCAATGCGATGGATGTCGGTGCGCCCAGCAACTTCGAGCGTCTGCGCTGGCTCTACGCGGGCGACGATGCGGCGTTGCGTGCGGCGTTCAGCGCATCCATGGTCGATGACGCAACCATCCGCGAGGTGATCGCCCGTCGCTTCCGCGACCATGACGAAGTGCATTGCCCGCACACGGCGACAGCGGTGAAGGTGCTGGAGGACCTGCGCGTCCGGAGCGAGCGGGGCGACTGGGCGGTCGCGGCCACGGCGCATCCGACCAAGTTCGAAAGCGTGGTGGAATCGCTGATCGGCCGCGAGGTCGAAGTGCCGCCCGCGCTGGCGGAACTGCTGGCGCGTCCTGCGCAGGCAGACCCGATTCCCGCCGACTACGACGCCTTGCGCGAGCGCCTGCTGCAGTAG
- a CDS encoding L,D-transpeptidase, translating to MTRNFLPTLLLASLLAGATPFAAHAQSAVPQADVRALKPGEFLWYPQIAPEGPVVLVVSLDEQRAYVYRNGIAIGVSTISSGKAGKDTPTGVFTILQKNKDHRSNLYNNAPMPYMQRLTWDGIALHGGHLPGYPASHGCVRLPQAFAEKLFGITRFGDSVVVANAKASPASLVHPAVLAPVTAGGQAAHPDLSAYEVYWNEAASPEGPVSILVSLYDQRVSVLRNGVLIGAAPLQMIRDFALNGTVLLVMTTEMEDIPSLLDPQQKEHRWVAHRVLGEEGAPMPPLRSLGDAFWIPQDFARRLYTVLKPGTTVLLSDLPGVRATPDDQPSVPVLESDEASPTTAVR from the coding sequence ATGACACGAAACTTCCTGCCCACCCTCCTGCTGGCCAGCCTGCTCGCCGGTGCCACCCCCTTCGCCGCGCACGCGCAATCCGCCGTCCCGCAGGCCGACGTCCGCGCGCTGAAGCCGGGCGAATTCCTGTGGTATCCGCAGATCGCGCCCGAGGGTCCCGTGGTGCTGGTGGTCAGCCTCGACGAACAGCGTGCCTACGTGTACCGCAACGGCATCGCCATCGGCGTGTCGACGATCAGTTCGGGCAAGGCGGGCAAGGACACGCCGACCGGTGTGTTCACCATCCTGCAGAAGAACAAGGACCATCGGTCCAATCTCTACAACAACGCACCGATGCCTTACATGCAGCGGCTGACGTGGGATGGCATCGCGCTGCATGGCGGCCACCTGCCCGGCTATCCGGCGTCGCACGGCTGCGTCCGCCTGCCGCAGGCCTTCGCCGAGAAACTGTTCGGCATCACCCGCTTCGGCGACTCGGTGGTGGTGGCGAACGCGAAGGCGTCGCCCGCCAGCCTGGTGCACCCCGCCGTGCTGGCGCCGGTGACTGCCGGGGGACAGGCGGCGCATCCGGACCTGTCGGCCTACGAGGTGTACTGGAACGAGGCGGCGTCGCCGGAGGGGCCGGTCAGCATCCTGGTCAGCCTGTACGACCAGCGGGTGTCGGTACTGCGCAATGGCGTGCTGATCGGCGCGGCGCCGTTGCAGATGATCCGGGACTTCGCGCTCAACGGCACGGTATTGCTGGTGATGACGACGGAAATGGAGGACATCCCCAGCCTGCTGGATCCGCAGCAGAAGGAACATCGCTGGGTGGCGCACCGCGTGCTGGGCGAAGAGGGCGCGCCGATGCCGCCGCTGCGTTCGCTCGGGGACGCGTTCTGGATTCCGCAGGATTTCGCGCGTCGCCTGTACACGGTGCTGAAGCCGGGCACCACGGTGCTGCTGTCGGACCTGCCCGGCGTACGCGCAACGCCCGATGACCAGCCGTCCGTGCCGGTCTTGGAATCGGACGAAGCCAGCCCCACAACGGCCGTACGCTGA
- a CDS encoding murein L,D-transpeptidase catalytic domain family protein has translation MTPSRRLLSLSLAAVVIPSAGAARAASPPPVPSERMVDVLHRAAPSLDRNVLSMATRAMTCSIRRGEPVPMRRLSVIDYSRPSTQPRLWVFDLEKARLLFEERVAHGRNTGENLATRFSNATGSYMSSLGAFVTQESYRGANGYSLRLQGLEPGFNDNARERAIVIHGAPYVSDALVRAQGRLGRSLGCPAIRAAVAQPLIDSIRGGSFVFAYYPDPAWLKQSRLLGADCGQGVVAHPAPSGAGG, from the coding sequence ATGACCCCATCCCGCCGCCTGCTGTCGCTGAGCCTTGCCGCCGTGGTCATTCCGTCGGCGGGCGCTGCGCGCGCTGCGTCCCCGCCGCCCGTGCCGTCGGAGCGCATGGTCGATGTCCTGCATCGTGCGGCGCCTTCGCTCGACCGCAACGTGCTGTCCATGGCGACGCGGGCGATGACGTGCTCGATCCGGCGTGGCGAACCCGTGCCGATGCGTCGGCTCAGCGTGATCGATTATTCGCGGCCCTCGACCCAGCCGCGCTTGTGGGTGTTCGATCTGGAAAAGGCCCGCCTGCTGTTCGAGGAGCGCGTCGCGCACGGCCGCAATACCGGCGAGAACCTGGCGACGCGGTTCTCCAATGCGACCGGCAGTTACATGTCCAGCCTGGGCGCGTTCGTCACCCAGGAATCCTATCGCGGTGCCAATGGCTACTCGCTGCGCCTGCAGGGCCTGGAACCGGGCTTCAACGACAACGCGCGCGAACGCGCCATCGTCATCCATGGCGCACCCTATGTCAGCGACGCGCTGGTGCGCGCGCAGGGGCGGTTGGGGCGCAGCCTTGGTTGTCCGGCCATCCGCGCGGCCGTGGCGCAGCCGCTGATCGACAGCATCCGCGGCGGCTCGTTCGTGTTCGCGTACTACCCCGATCCCGCCTGGCTGAAGCAGTCGCGCCTGCTGGGCGCGGACTGCGGCCAGGGCGTGGTCGCGCATCCTGCGCCGTCGGGCGCGGGTGGCTGA
- a CDS encoding MBL fold metallo-hydrolase produces the protein MSIPSVHAQFDESTNTISYVVWDPATAQAAIIDPVLDYDHRSGRASHRSVDALLAFVAEQGLSVAWILETHAHADHLSAAPWLKEKTGAPIGIGEHIRDVQRTFAPMFGLDDVSSDGREFDRLFRDGETFPLGGLQVGVMHTPGHTPACVSYRIGDAVFVGDTLFMPDYGTARADFPGGDARTLYRSIHALLSLPDDTRLFLCHDYKAPGRDHYAWETTVADEKARNVHIGGGVTEDDYVKMREARDATLAAPVLLLPSLQVNIRAGRLPGPEANGRRYLKIPLDI, from the coding sequence ATGTCGATCCCCTCCGTCCACGCCCAGTTCGACGAAAGCACCAACACCATCAGCTACGTAGTGTGGGATCCCGCCACCGCGCAGGCGGCCATCATCGACCCGGTGCTGGACTACGACCACCGTTCGGGCCGCGCTTCGCACCGTTCCGTAGATGCCCTGCTCGCCTTTGTCGCGGAACAAGGGCTGTCGGTTGCGTGGATCCTGGAGACGCATGCGCACGCCGACCATCTCAGCGCAGCGCCGTGGCTGAAGGAGAAGACCGGCGCACCGATCGGGATCGGAGAGCACATCCGCGACGTGCAACGCACGTTCGCGCCCATGTTCGGACTCGACGATGTCAGCAGCGACGGCCGTGAATTCGATCGATTGTTCCGCGATGGCGAGACGTTCCCGCTCGGCGGACTGCAGGTTGGCGTCATGCATACCCCCGGGCATACACCGGCCTGCGTGTCCTACCGCATCGGTGATGCGGTATTCGTCGGTGACACGCTGTTCATGCCCGACTACGGCACCGCGCGCGCCGACTTCCCCGGCGGCGATGCGCGCACCCTGTACCGTTCGATCCACGCACTGCTGTCGCTGCCGGACGACACGCGCCTGTTCCTGTGCCACGACTACAAGGCACCGGGACGCGACCACTACGCATGGGAAACCACCGTCGCCGACGAGAAGGCGCGCAACGTGCACATCGGCGGTGGCGTGACAGAAGACGACTACGTGAAGATGCGCGAAGCGCGCGACGCAACGCTGGCCGCACCCGTGCTGTTGCTGCCATCGCTGCAGGTCAACATCCGGGCCGGACGACTGCCCGGGCCTGAAGCGAACGGGCGGCGTTACCTGAAGATCCCGCTGGATATCTGA
- a CDS encoding carboxymuconolactone decarboxylase family protein, with amino-acid sequence MSSADRYQELTTRINRHLAPFRTAAPAVMQGFGAMARGAMAAGTLDEKTKELIAMAIGVASRCDGCLGFHAKALVRLGATPEEFHEMLGVAVYMGGGPSLMYAAHALEAFEEFSQAA; translated from the coding sequence ATGTCCAGTGCAGACCGCTACCAGGAACTGACCACCCGCATCAACCGCCACCTCGCTCCCTTCCGCACAGCCGCACCCGCGGTGATGCAGGGCTTCGGCGCCATGGCGCGTGGCGCGATGGCCGCCGGCACGCTGGACGAAAAGACCAAGGAACTGATCGCCATGGCCATCGGCGTGGCATCGCGCTGCGATGGCTGCCTCGGCTTCCACGCCAAGGCGCTCGTGCGGCTGGGCGCCACGCCGGAGGAGTTCCACGAAATGTTGGGCGTCGCCGTCTACATGGGCGGTGGTCCCTCGCTGATGTACGCCGCGCACGCGCTGGAAGCCTTCGAGGAGTTCTCGCAGGCGGCCTGA
- a CDS encoding rhodanese-like domain-containing protein translates to MIALLKALFGVGAPQVSPRDAVQRMNQGAALVDVREAGEFAAGHVRGACHIPLGDLRAGGPALLDARLPAATTEILLICQSGMRSRLAQSGLAGKDARTYLNIAGGMSAWRAHGLPVSRQG, encoded by the coding sequence ATGATCGCGCTGCTGAAGGCCCTGTTCGGCGTTGGAGCCCCGCAGGTTTCGCCGCGTGATGCCGTGCAACGGATGAACCAGGGCGCGGCGCTCGTCGACGTGCGCGAGGCGGGCGAGTTCGCCGCGGGGCATGTGCGGGGCGCGTGCCACATCCCGCTCGGCGACCTGCGTGCCGGCGGCCCCGCGCTGCTGGACGCACGCCTTCCGGCGGCCACGACCGAGATCCTGCTGATCTGCCAGAGCGGCATGCGGTCGCGCTTGGCGCAGTCGGGCCTGGCCGGCAAGGACGCACGCACCTATCTGAACATCGCCGGCGGCATGTCCGCATGGCGCGCCCACGGCCTGCCGGTATCCCGGCAAGGTTGA
- a CDS encoding metalloregulator ArsR/SmtB family transcription factor translates to MTRRTTTPVFDIAAMQAHAGDAAQLLKALANEKRLQILCLLTSGERSVGELNALLDLSQSALSQHLAVLREEGLVQTRREAQNVFYALMPGPAAQVMHTLHGIYCAPVAPPRKAVRTSR, encoded by the coding sequence ATGACCCGACGCACCACCACGCCCGTCTTCGATATCGCCGCCATGCAGGCGCATGCCGGCGACGCGGCGCAGTTGCTCAAGGCCCTCGCCAACGAGAAGCGCCTGCAGATCCTCTGCCTGCTGACCTCGGGCGAGCGCTCGGTGGGCGAGCTCAATGCCCTGCTCGACCTGAGCCAGTCCGCGCTGTCGCAGCACCTGGCCGTGCTGCGCGAAGAAGGCCTGGTGCAGACGCGGCGCGAAGCACAGAACGTGTTCTACGCGTTGATGCCCGGCCCGGCCGCGCAGGTCATGCATACACTGCACGGCATCTACTGTGCTCCTGTCGCACCACCGCGCAAGGCCGTAAGGACATCCCGATGA
- a CDS encoding rhodanese-like domain-containing protein, with product MARTVQDLVAEARSRIEEIAPDQFAAQGGGVVIDVREPAEYAQGHLPGAINLPRGVLEFQIHAHPAMACATSEALAMPDRALLLYCLTGGRSALAADSLQSLGFTCVRSLAGGLTAWRNAGLTLSTDAA from the coding sequence ATGGCACGCACCGTCCAGGATCTGGTGGCCGAGGCCCGCAGCCGCATCGAAGAGATCGCGCCCGACCAGTTCGCCGCGCAGGGCGGCGGCGTCGTGATCGACGTGCGCGAACCGGCCGAGTACGCGCAAGGCCACCTGCCGGGCGCGATCAACCTGCCGCGCGGCGTGCTGGAGTTCCAGATCCACGCGCACCCGGCGATGGCCTGCGCCACCAGCGAGGCGCTCGCCATGCCTGACCGCGCATTGCTTCTCTACTGCCTGACCGGGGGGCGCTCGGCGCTGGCCGCCGACAGCCTGCAGTCGCTGGGCTTCACCTGCGTGCGCTCGCTTGCCGGCGGCCTCACGGCATGGCGCAATGCAGGCCTGACTCTTTCCACGGATGCCGCATGA
- a CDS encoding FAD-dependent oxidoreductase, with translation MARIVVLGAGIGGMSAAYELRGTLGQGPEITVIGEGDRFSFTPSNPWVAVGWRKPSDVEMPVARYLAKKKIAFEGAGAERVEPGDNRVLLRDGRYVDYDYLVIATGPRLAFDEVPGLGPEGGFTQSICTTLHATTAWQAYQAFLENPGPVVVGAAPMASCFGPAYEFAMILDSDLRKRKLRDKVPITYVSPEPYVGHMGLGGVGDSKGLMESEFRQRHIRWITNAKITAVRDGEMDVSEMDDAGQPKKAHTLPFTYSMVLPAFTGVPAVRQGEGLCNPRGFILIDKHQRNPAYPNIFSLGVCVAIPPVEATPVPTGAPKTGFMIESMVTAVAHNIQAELAGTPATAEATWNAICLADMGDTGAAFVALPQMPPRNVTWAKVGKWVHVAKIAFEKYFLMKIKSGNTEPIYERYVLKLLGIMRTR, from the coding sequence ATGGCACGCATCGTCGTACTGGGTGCAGGCATCGGCGGCATGAGTGCCGCGTACGAACTGCGCGGCACGCTTGGCCAGGGCCCGGAGATCACGGTGATCGGCGAGGGCGACCGCTTCTCGTTCACGCCGTCCAATCCCTGGGTCGCCGTGGGCTGGCGCAAGCCGTCCGATGTCGAGATGCCGGTCGCCCGCTATCTGGCGAAGAAAAAGATCGCGTTCGAGGGTGCCGGCGCCGAGCGGGTCGAACCGGGCGACAACCGCGTGCTGCTGCGCGACGGGCGCTACGTCGATTACGACTATCTGGTGATCGCGACAGGGCCGCGGTTGGCCTTCGACGAGGTGCCGGGCCTGGGGCCTGAAGGTGGCTTCACCCAGTCGATCTGCACCACGCTGCATGCGACCACTGCGTGGCAGGCGTACCAGGCATTCCTCGAAAATCCGGGCCCGGTCGTCGTGGGCGCCGCGCCGATGGCCAGCTGCTTCGGGCCGGCGTACGAATTCGCGATGATCCTGGACAGCGACCTGCGCAAGCGGAAGCTGCGCGACAAGGTGCCGATCACCTACGTGAGCCCGGAACCGTACGTCGGACACATGGGGCTTGGAGGTGTCGGCGATTCCAAGGGCCTGATGGAATCGGAATTCCGCCAGCGCCACATCCGGTGGATCACCAACGCGAAGATCACGGCGGTGCGCGACGGCGAGATGGACGTGTCCGAAATGGACGACGCCGGCCAGCCGAAGAAGGCGCACACGCTGCCGTTCACGTATTCGATGGTGCTGCCGGCGTTCACCGGCGTGCCGGCCGTGCGCCAGGGCGAGGGGCTGTGCAATCCGCGCGGCTTCATCCTGATCGACAAGCACCAGCGCAACCCCGCCTATCCCAACATCTTCTCGCTCGGGGTGTGCGTGGCCATCCCGCCGGTGGAGGCCACGCCGGTGCCGACGGGCGCGCCGAAGACCGGCTTCATGATCGAGTCCATGGTCACGGCGGTGGCGCACAACATCCAGGCCGAACTGGCCGGCACGCCCGCCACGGCCGAAGCCACCTGGAATGCGATCTGCCTGGCCGACATGGGCGACACCGGCGCCGCCTTCGTGGCGCTGCCGCAGATGCCGCCCCGCAACGTCACCTGGGCCAAGGTCGGCAAGTGGGTGCACGTGGCCAAGATCGCGTTCGAGAAGTATTTCTTGATGAAGATCAAGTCGGGCAACACAGAACCGATCTACGAGAGATACGTGCTGAAGCTGCTCGGCATCATGCGCACCCGCTGA